In Saccharolobus solfataricus, a genomic segment contains:
- the thsA gene encoding thermosome subunit alpha produces MAAPVLLLKEGTSRTTGRDALRNNILAAKTLAEMLRSSLGPKGLDKMLIDSFGDVTITNDGATIVKDMEIQHPAAKLLVEAAKAQDAEVGDGTTSAVVLAGALLEKAESLLDQNIHPTIIIEGYKKAYNKALELLPQLGTRIDIKDLNSSVARDTLRKIAFTTLASKFIAEGAELNKIIDMVIDAIVNVAEPLPNGGYNVSLDLIKIDKKKGGSIEDSVLVKGLVLDKEVVHPGMPRRVTKAKIAVLDAALEVEKPEISAKISITSPEQIKAFLDEESKYLKDMVDKLASIGANVVICQKGIDDIAQHFLAKKGILAVRRVKRSDIEKLEKALGARIISSIKDATPEDLGYAELVEERRVGNDKMVFIEGAKNLKAVNILLRGSNDMALDEAERSINDALHALRNILLEPVILPGGGAIELELAMKLREYARSVGGKEQLAIEAFADALEEIPLILAETAGLEAISSLMDLRARHAKGLSNTGVDVIGGKIVDDVYALNIIEPIRVKSQVLKSATEAATAILKIDDLIAAAPLKSEKKGGEGSKEESGGEGGSTPSLGD; encoded by the coding sequence ATGGCAGCTCCAGTCTTATTGCTTAAAGAGGGAACAAGCAGAACTACTGGAAGAGATGCGCTAAGGAATAATATACTTGCTGCGAAGACATTAGCTGAAATGTTAAGGAGTAGTTTAGGTCCTAAAGGTCTTGATAAAATGCTAATTGATAGCTTCGGTGACGTAACCATAACTAATGATGGTGCTACAATAGTAAAGGATATGGAGATTCAGCATCCAGCTGCGAAATTATTAGTAGAAGCAGCTAAAGCTCAAGATGCTGAAGTAGGTGATGGTACTACAAGTGCTGTAGTATTGGCTGGTGCTCTATTAGAGAAGGCTGAAAGTTTATTGGATCAAAATATACATCCTACAATAATTATTGAGGGGTATAAGAAGGCATACAACAAGGCCTTAGAGTTACTTCCGCAGTTAGGAACTAGAATTGATATAAAGGATTTGAATTCTTCAGTAGCTAGAGATACTCTAAGAAAGATAGCATTTACTACTTTAGCAAGTAAGTTTATTGCAGAAGGTGCTGAATTAAATAAAATAATTGACATGGTAATAGATGCAATAGTTAATGTAGCAGAACCTTTACCTAATGGTGGATATAATGTGAGTTTAGACTTAATAAAGATAGATAAGAAGAAAGGCGGAAGTATAGAGGATAGTGTACTAGTTAAAGGACTAGTGTTAGATAAGGAGGTAGTACATCCTGGAATGCCTAGAAGAGTCACCAAGGCTAAGATAGCTGTTTTGGATGCAGCATTAGAGGTAGAGAAGCCTGAAATTTCAGCCAAGATAAGCATCACATCACCTGAGCAAATTAAGGCTTTCTTGGATGAGGAGTCTAAATACCTTAAGGATATGGTTGATAAGTTAGCATCAATAGGTGCTAATGTTGTAATATGCCAGAAGGGTATTGATGATATAGCACAGCATTTCTTAGCCAAGAAAGGGATATTGGCTGTAAGAAGAGTTAAGAGGAGCGATATAGAAAAATTAGAGAAGGCATTAGGTGCAAGAATAATAAGTAGCATTAAAGATGCTACTCCCGAAGACTTAGGATATGCTGAATTAGTTGAGGAAAGGAGAGTTGGGAACGATAAAATGGTATTTATAGAGGGTGCTAAGAACTTGAAAGCTGTGAATATCTTGTTAAGAGGTTCAAATGATATGGCATTAGATGAGGCTGAGAGGAGTATAAATGATGCATTGCATGCTCTAAGGAACATATTATTAGAGCCAGTAATATTACCAGGCGGTGGTGCTATCGAGTTAGAGTTAGCGATGAAATTAAGAGAGTATGCTAGAAGTGTGGGAGGTAAGGAGCAATTAGCTATAGAAGCATTTGCAGACGCATTAGAGGAGATACCTTTAATTTTAGCTGAAACTGCAGGGCTAGAGGCTATATCTTCATTGATGGACTTAAGAGCTAGGCACGCTAAGGGCTTGAGTAATACTGGTGTAGATGTCATAGGCGGGAAGATTGTAGATGATGTATATGCGTTAAACATTATCGAGCCTATTAGAGTAAAGTCTCAAGTGTTAAAGAGTGCTACAGAGGCAGCCACAGCAATATTAAAGATTGATGATCTAATAGCGGCTGCCCCACTAAAGAGTGAGAAGAAAGGAGGAGAAGGAAGTAAAGAAGAAAGTGGTGGAGAGGGAGGATCTACTCCATCTTTAGGAGACTAA
- a CDS encoding ATP-NAD kinase family protein, whose translation MLKKIGFLVNPYAGSGGRIGKKGSDELNIENPEIPMRVTRFLSKAPEDAIYLTPRLKMGEIHFTKSKLKYETIPIGEKKKTTRYDTIDSVREFVKRGVDIIVFVGGDGTARDVAEGLQGAEIPILGVPAGVKMHSGVFANTPEAAAILLTKFLHDEAKTVKEEILDIDEEAYRKGTYFVKLYHIVLTISSNNLLTPSKGEMQYSEDELGEIADYIIDNMDDNITYIMGPGSTVKYIERKLKIDTPFLGIDIIRGKKLIKENVNYFDLINLTGELKIVLTPIGKQGFLIGRGNLELGPIFLRKVKKDDLIVVSTFSKLYTINCLRIDTGDENLDKLFSGVYNVIVGYNKFYAIKTCQ comes from the coding sequence ATGTTAAAAAAGATTGGGTTTCTTGTGAATCCATATGCTGGCTCAGGTGGAAGAATAGGGAAAAAAGGAAGTGATGAGTTAAATATAGAGAATCCAGAAATACCGATGAGAGTTACCAGATTTTTGAGTAAAGCCCCAGAAGATGCTATCTATCTAACACCAAGACTAAAGATGGGAGAAATACATTTTACAAAATCAAAACTGAAATATGAGACTATACCTATAGGTGAAAAGAAAAAAACTACAAGATATGATACAATTGACTCTGTAAGAGAGTTTGTTAAAAGAGGAGTAGATATTATTGTATTTGTTGGCGGTGATGGAACTGCTAGGGATGTGGCTGAGGGACTGCAAGGCGCAGAAATACCAATTTTAGGAGTTCCAGCTGGTGTAAAAATGCATAGTGGAGTTTTTGCTAATACCCCAGAGGCTGCAGCGATATTATTAACAAAATTTTTACATGATGAGGCAAAAACTGTGAAGGAGGAAATTCTAGATATTGATGAAGAGGCATATAGAAAAGGAACATATTTTGTCAAATTATACCATATAGTCCTCACAATAAGCAGTAATAATTTACTAACTCCAAGCAAAGGGGAAATGCAATATAGTGAGGACGAATTAGGGGAAATCGCAGACTATATAATAGATAACATGGATGATAATATAACCTATATTATGGGCCCTGGAAGTACTGTAAAATATATAGAAAGGAAACTAAAGATCGATACTCCATTTTTAGGTATCGATATAATTAGAGGAAAGAAATTAATTAAGGAAAATGTTAACTATTTCGATTTAATTAATTTAACCGGGGAGTTAAAGATTGTGCTTACCCCAATTGGCAAACAAGGATTTCTGATAGGAAGAGGAAATCTGGAATTAGGGCCAATATTCTTAAGAAAAGTGAAAAAAGATGATCTTATCGTAGTCTCTACTTTTTCTAAGCTTTATACTATTAATTGTCTTAGAATCGACACTGGAGATGAGAATTTAGATAAGCTCTTTTCTGGCGTGTATAACGTTATAGTGGGCTACAACAAATTTTATGCTATTAAGACTTGCCAATGA
- the argF gene encoding ornithine carbamoyltransferase, giving the protein MFRGKSLLCLLDFQTHEIEKMLEVSFLMKSYVYYNKVPNSLSGKRVALLFEKPSTRTRVSTELAVSLLGGIPIVLNKQDLQWSRGELIEDTGRVLGRVVNGIGARVLNHLTLVKLKESSGVPVFNLLSDLSHPLQALADLMTIRERFGNNLVKIAFVGDGSDNVLLSLMAIVAKLGLELHVATPKELKPRDDLYKIISEIAEDTGSVIEFHEDPYEAVRGVHVVYTDVWVSMGQENIAEQKKRMLQNYRVTADLMKYAVKDAIFMHCLPANRGEEVDPEVIDGSKSAVWDQAENRLYTTMAVFSLFI; this is encoded by the coding sequence ATGTTTAGAGGAAAAAGTTTGTTATGTCTGCTTGATTTTCAAACACATGAAATAGAGAAAATGCTAGAAGTCTCATTCTTGATGAAAAGTTATGTTTATTATAATAAAGTTCCAAATTCATTAAGCGGTAAGAGGGTCGCATTACTTTTCGAGAAACCGAGTACTAGGACTAGGGTTAGTACTGAATTAGCAGTATCGTTATTAGGTGGAATTCCTATTGTCCTTAATAAGCAAGATTTGCAATGGTCTAGGGGAGAGCTTATCGAAGATACTGGAAGGGTTTTAGGCAGAGTCGTTAATGGAATAGGGGCCAGAGTACTAAATCACTTAACCCTAGTTAAACTAAAGGAATCATCCGGAGTTCCAGTATTTAATTTATTAAGCGATCTTTCTCATCCCTTGCAAGCACTAGCTGACTTAATGACAATTAGGGAAAGGTTTGGTAATAATCTTGTGAAGATCGCATTTGTTGGCGATGGGAGTGATAATGTATTATTAAGCTTAATGGCTATTGTGGCTAAATTAGGATTAGAGTTACATGTAGCAACTCCTAAAGAACTTAAGCCTAGGGACGATTTGTATAAGATAATAAGTGAGATTGCAGAAGATACTGGCAGTGTTATAGAATTTCATGAGGATCCCTATGAGGCTGTTAGGGGTGTACATGTAGTCTATACTGACGTTTGGGTTAGCATGGGTCAAGAGAATATTGCTGAACAGAAGAAGAGAATGTTACAAAACTATAGGGTTACCGCAGATCTAATGAAGTATGCGGTTAAAGATGCGATATTTATGCACTGTTTGCCTGCAAATAGGGGAGAGGAAGTAGACCCTGAGGTAATAGATGGATCTAAAAGTGCGGTCTGGGATCAAGCTGAAAATAGATTGTATACAACAATGGCAGTATTTTCATTATTTATTTGA
- a CDS encoding DUF4443 domain-containing protein, whose protein sequence is MDIQIVLTKAVETRQGNKPKFDEGHVIMSLFYISQLQPVGRILLMKKTGLSEASIKTLLKRLRELNLIQTDLVGGNTLTEQGNKIVSCIKNISTIKDVTLKSLGWNSSMLIVRGGAELLKEISVLHLRDEIIRLGAEKILVCVYTEEGKIEIPPKTEEMSLRGLLDEIKENCNNCGPNDLIIFLVPNEEHLGYLTLTFILKVLKKC, encoded by the coding sequence ATGGATATCCAGATTGTGCTTACCAAAGCTGTAGAGACCAGACAAGGCAATAAGCCTAAATTCGATGAAGGGCATGTTATAATGAGTCTATTTTACATAAGTCAATTACAACCAGTAGGAAGGATATTGTTAATGAAAAAAACTGGACTGTCAGAAGCTTCAATAAAAACATTACTAAAACGATTAAGGGAGTTAAATTTAATTCAAACTGATCTAGTAGGAGGAAACACTCTCACAGAGCAAGGAAATAAAATAGTTTCATGCATTAAAAATATATCAACAATAAAAGACGTTACTTTAAAATCTTTAGGTTGGAACTCATCAATGCTTATCGTAAGGGGAGGTGCGGAACTATTAAAAGAGATCTCAGTTTTACATTTAAGGGATGAAATAATAAGATTAGGTGCGGAAAAAATATTAGTGTGTGTTTATACAGAAGAAGGAAAAATAGAAATTCCGCCTAAGACGGAGGAAATGTCACTCAGAGGTCTATTAGACGAGATAAAGGAAAATTGTAATAATTGTGGACCTAACGATCTTATTATATTTCTAGTTCCTAACGAAGAACACTTAGGATATCTAACCTTAACCTTCATACTCAAGGTGCTAAAGAAATGTTAA